In Humulus lupulus chromosome 7, drHumLupu1.1, whole genome shotgun sequence, the following are encoded in one genomic region:
- the LOC133789897 gene encoding bZIP transcription factor 29-like isoform X2 produces the protein MLGLLKIQWLEKSVLPSPCSLNTRGTLLQRILANRQSAARSKERKARYIQELKQKVQTLQTEATTLSAQLTLFEAKTLLGYLREPRKLYKRTNATRNSSSSCWVLFSFLLVRIMYIEDLMYYLHWE, from the exons ATGTTG GGTCTGTTAAAGATTCAGTGGTTGGAGAAGAGCGTATTGCCCAGTCCTTGCAGTTTAAATACCCGAGGAACTCTTTTACAAAGGATACTGGCTAATCGGCAGTCTGCTGCTCGCTCAAAGGAGAGGAAAGCTCGCTATATACAGGAACTTAAGCAAAAAGTTCAGACTCTTCAAACAGAAGCTACAACTCTATCTGCCCAACTCACACTCTTCGAG GCTAAAACTCTACTTGGATATTTAAGAGAACCAAGAAAATTATATAAGAGAACCAATGCAACAAGAAATTCTTCTTCaagttgttgggtattattttctttcttgcttgtaagaattatgtacattgaggatttgatgtattatttacattgggaataa
- the LOC133789897 gene encoding uncharacterized protein LOC133789897 isoform X1 yields the protein MLGLLKIQWLEKSVLPSPCSLNTRGTLLQRILANRQSAARSKERKARYIQELKQKVQTLQTEATTLSAQLTLFEGILTSLFQSNGKYMYDYATISYLAEVFKAKTLLGYLREPRKLYKRTNATRNSSSSCWVLFSFLLVRIMYIEDLMYYLHWE from the exons ATGTTG GGTCTGTTAAAGATTCAGTGGTTGGAGAAGAGCGTATTGCCCAGTCCTTGCAGTTTAAATACCCGAGGAACTCTTTTACAAAGGATACTGGCTAATCGGCAGTCTGCTGCTCGCTCAAAGGAGAGGAAAGCTCGCTATATACAGGAACTTAAGCAAAAAGTTCAGACTCTTCAAACAGAAGCTACAACTCTATCTGCCCAACTCACACTCTTCGAG GGAATATTGACTAGTCTTTTCCAAAGCAATGGCAAGTACATGTATGACTATGCAACTATTTCATATCTTGCTGAAGTGTTCAAG GCTAAAACTCTACTTGGATATTTAAGAGAACCAAGAAAATTATATAAGAGAACCAATGCAACAAGAAATTCTTCTTCaagttgttgggtattattttctttcttgcttgtaagaattatgtacattgaggatttgatgtattatttacattgggaataa